Proteins found in one Paenibacillus borealis genomic segment:
- a CDS encoding glucose PTS transporter subunit IIA codes for MNWLGSLQQLGRAIMLPTMVLPAAAILLSLGSLPWSAWGLSSVSEVTTYAGQGIFYFMPYLFAVGVAWGLSNQAGPAGLAALAGMFTYDRIVSNMGDGAVQPATLIGIILGIVAGVAHNRFKNIKLPEAIQFFGGSRFVLLFMGLFSALFAWVMLGVSPLLQQLLNDLFRVVQVTGGYGVFVYGVLYRVLTAFGLHHILNNVFWFQLGSFTTPDGSAVVQGDLPRFFAGDPTAGIFMAGLFPIMMFALPAIAFAIIQEAREDLKPKIKKTFLRAALVCFLTGVSEQIEFAFLFASPYLFGLHVVMSGLAMVLTYSLGIHHGFSYSAGAIDFFLNLHLSQRAWLLIPIGIGYGIVYYNVFRWAIRRFQIPTPGREEGSELGDWAGNIPYQAPLILEALGGKENIVQVQACITRLRLTVHNDRFIDTGALKGLGSAGIIKLGGGNVQVVFGTYSELIREEIDKLMLRDLPQVLFSSPIQGRMMPIEEVPDHIFAAKLVGDGVAFFPEKGELVSPVFGKVMHVYPTMHAVGISTPEGLEVLMHIGIDTSQLKGPFEALVQEGDSVEPGQLLVRFDLAFLKEHAASLATPMVITNPDRVKSWSYAPFKNVKKGQSSVMSVVLHESNVGGIEA; via the coding sequence TTGAATTGGCTCGGATCTTTGCAGCAGTTAGGCAGAGCCATTATGCTTCCTACCATGGTGCTTCCGGCGGCGGCCATTTTGCTGAGTCTGGGCAGCTTACCGTGGTCTGCATGGGGACTTTCTTCGGTATCCGAAGTGACGACATACGCGGGGCAAGGAATATTCTATTTCATGCCTTATTTGTTTGCTGTCGGTGTGGCATGGGGCTTGTCCAATCAGGCCGGACCGGCCGGACTGGCGGCGCTCGCAGGGATGTTCACTTATGACCGGATTGTTTCCAACATGGGAGACGGGGCTGTACAGCCTGCAACATTAATTGGTATTATCCTTGGGATTGTAGCCGGCGTAGCGCATAACCGGTTTAAGAATATCAAGCTGCCGGAGGCGATCCAGTTTTTCGGAGGATCGCGTTTTGTACTGCTGTTTATGGGCTTGTTCTCGGCGCTGTTCGCCTGGGTGATGCTCGGCGTATCACCGCTGCTCCAACAGCTGCTGAATGATCTCTTCCGGGTCGTGCAGGTTACCGGCGGATATGGAGTTTTTGTCTACGGGGTATTATACAGGGTGCTGACGGCCTTTGGCCTGCATCATATTCTTAATAATGTATTCTGGTTTCAGCTGGGCTCCTTCACGACGCCTGACGGAAGTGCAGTCGTGCAAGGGGATTTGCCGCGTTTTTTTGCCGGTGACCCTACAGCTGGGATCTTCATGGCCGGGCTGTTCCCGATTATGATGTTTGCCCTGCCGGCGATTGCCTTCGCGATTATTCAGGAAGCGCGCGAGGACCTCAAGCCGAAGATTAAGAAGACTTTTTTGCGTGCCGCTTTGGTCTGCTTTCTGACCGGGGTGTCAGAGCAAATTGAGTTTGCCTTCCTGTTTGCTTCACCCTATTTGTTCGGGCTGCATGTAGTCATGTCCGGCCTTGCCATGGTACTGACCTACTCGCTTGGCATTCATCACGGGTTCTCGTATTCGGCCGGGGCGATCGATTTCTTCCTCAATCTGCATCTGTCCCAGCGGGCCTGGCTGCTGATTCCCATCGGGATCGGCTATGGCATTGTCTACTATAATGTGTTCCGCTGGGCGATCCGCCGCTTCCAGATTCCTACGCCGGGCCGCGAAGAAGGGTCCGAGCTGGGAGACTGGGCGGGTAATATACCGTATCAGGCTCCGCTGATTCTGGAGGCGCTGGGCGGCAAGGAGAATATCGTGCAGGTGCAGGCCTGCATCACCCGGCTAAGATTAACTGTGCATAACGACCGTTTTATTGATACAGGAGCACTTAAGGGGCTTGGCTCCGCAGGCATCATCAAGCTGGGCGGCGGCAATGTGCAGGTCGTCTTCGGTACGTATTCGGAGCTGATCCGGGAAGAAATCGACAAGCTGATGCTGCGCGATCTGCCCCAGGTGCTGTTCAGCTCGCCTATCCAGGGCCGGATGATGCCGATCGAAGAAGTGCCGGACCATATATTCGCCGCGAAGCTGGTCGGGGACGGAGTAGCCTTTTTCCCGGAAAAAGGAGAGCTGGTCTCGCCCGTATTCGGCAAGGTGATGCACGTATACCCTACAATGCATGCAGTGGGCATTTCTACGCCCGAGGGGCTTGAGGTGCTTATGCATATCGGGATTGATACTTCGCAGCTTAAAGGGCCGTTTGAGGCGCTTGTACAGGAAGGTGACAGCGTGGAGCCGGGACAGCTGCTGGTCAGATTTGATCTGGCTTTCTTGAAGGAGCATGCTGCTTCACTCGCTACACCGATGGTCATTACCAATCCGGACCGCGTAAAATCCTGGAGCTATGCTCCATTTAAAAATGTTAAAAAGGGGCAGTCGTCCGTCATGTCCGTTGTTCTACACGAAAGTAATGTTGGAGGGATCGAAGCATGA
- a CDS encoding CoA-binding protein has protein sequence MSFENPSRDEIGDILAGAGNIAVVGLSDKTDRTSYMVAGAMQSRGYRIIPVNPSVDGEILGEKCYHTLAEIPEPVDIVNVFRRSEYCAAVAQEAADIGARVLWLQQGIISQEAADIAAAHDMIAIMDRCIKVEEAITVKGRSRG, from the coding sequence ATGAGCTTTGAGAACCCAAGCAGGGATGAAATCGGAGATATTCTGGCTGGTGCAGGCAATATTGCCGTAGTCGGCCTATCCGACAAAACCGACCGCACCTCTTATATGGTCGCAGGCGCCATGCAGAGCCGGGGGTACCGGATTATTCCGGTCAATCCTTCGGTTGACGGAGAGATCCTGGGCGAGAAATGCTATCACACGCTGGCGGAAATTCCGGAGCCGGTAGATATTGTGAATGTATTCCGCCGCAGCGAATACTGCGCGGCTGTCGCGCAGGAAGCCGCAGATATCGGCGCACGCGTCCTCTGGCTGCAGCAGGGAATCATCAGCCAGGAGGCGGCTGACATCGCCGCTGCCCACGATATGATCGCCATCATGGACCGCTGCATCAAGGTGGAAGAGGCGATTACGGTGAAGGGCCGGAGCCGGGGGTAA
- a CDS encoding sigma-70 family RNA polymerase sigma factor: MENVWEGERMRVLNEQEQLFISRVLEQKKILYSIAYSYLRSEAEALEVVQETTYRAWVKRASLKDTERFAPWLTRILINCCKDELKRRKRLVSPGTVQISGGLQEMTSDRKLDMEQALSGVKPKYRQVLVLKYYRDMTLTEIAEVLGKPEGTVKTWLNKGLKQLRDKMRIRGGL, from the coding sequence ATGGAGAATGTCTGGGAAGGCGAGCGGATGCGTGTCTTAAATGAGCAGGAACAGTTGTTCATCAGCCGGGTGCTAGAGCAGAAGAAAATACTCTACAGCATAGCCTACAGTTACTTGCGGAGCGAGGCGGAGGCACTTGAAGTTGTGCAGGAAACTACATATAGAGCCTGGGTCAAGCGTGCGAGCCTGAAGGATACAGAGCGGTTTGCGCCATGGCTGACAAGAATTCTGATCAACTGCTGTAAGGATGAATTGAAGCGGAGGAAACGTCTGGTGTCTCCGGGCACGGTTCAGATTAGCGGCGGCCTGCAGGAGATGACCAGTGACCGTAAGCTGGATATGGAGCAGGCGCTCAGCGGGGTCAAGCCGAAATACCGCCAGGTGCTTGTGCTGAAGTATTACCGGGATATGACGCTGACCGAAATTGCCGAGGTACTGGGCAAGCCTGAGGGGACGGTCAAGACTTGGCTGAACAAGGGACTGAAGCAGCTGCGCGACAAAATGAGAATCAGAGGGGGACTATAG
- a CDS encoding shikimate kinase has translation MAGDQEEQQNIRDITENRNIILVGMMATGKSTVGAMLAEELGYELVDLDAVITESEGRSIAEIFAAGGEEAFRKIESAVLKQMLQGERRIISTGGGAVLAPGNAEVMLEQGLVVALTATEEAIIARVSGDENRPLLAGNAAERVRAIMEQRSEAYRFAHCTVDTTELNVAEVSQYILMHYRA, from the coding sequence ATGGCTGGGGATCAGGAAGAACAGCAGAATATACGGGATATAACAGAGAACAGAAATATCATACTCGTTGGTATGATGGCTACGGGGAAGTCAACGGTAGGCGCTATGCTGGCTGAGGAGCTCGGATATGAACTGGTTGATCTGGATGCAGTGATTACGGAGAGTGAAGGGCGGAGCATTGCGGAGATTTTTGCCGCAGGCGGCGAAGAGGCTTTCCGGAAGATTGAATCGGCCGTACTGAAGCAGATGCTGCAGGGTGAACGCAGAATTATCTCTACTGGCGGGGGCGCAGTGCTTGCACCCGGTAATGCGGAGGTTATGCTTGAGCAGGGACTTGTTGTGGCACTTACAGCCACTGAGGAAGCGATTATCGCCCGTGTCAGCGGGGATGAGAACCGGCCGCTGCTCGCCGGCAATGCTGCAGAACGGGTCCGCGCTATTATGGAACAGCGCAGTGAAGCTTACCGTTTCGCGCACTGCACGGTCGATACAACGGAGCTGAATGTGGCCGAAGTCTCACAATATATTTTAATGCATTACCGCGCTTGA
- a CDS encoding GNAT family N-acetyltransferase: MGPLNIYPLTEDDISPVSDLYKLAITDAFESEGLGHLQGDIQQEIESKIRMAAASLNPPNSDIFFWVARIDGRVVGTISYAPCGEDIRVCTGNRLDAVGELGSLYVLPEYQGQGIGSALIAMLMVFLREQGITQFCLDSGYRRAQTRWLRKFGQPYAVVKDYWGPDSVHMVWLSTVS, translated from the coding sequence GTGGGTCCGTTAAATATCTATCCGCTCACGGAGGATGATATTTCTCCGGTATCGGATCTTTATAAGCTTGCGATCACGGATGCTTTTGAGAGCGAGGGACTGGGTCACTTACAAGGTGACATCCAACAGGAGATCGAATCCAAGATACGAATGGCTGCTGCTTCCCTGAATCCGCCGAATTCAGATATCTTCTTCTGGGTCGCCAGAATAGACGGAAGGGTTGTCGGCACCATTTCTTATGCACCTTGCGGAGAGGACATTAGAGTCTGTACCGGGAATCGGCTTGACGCTGTAGGTGAGCTGGGCAGTCTGTACGTTCTGCCTGAATATCAGGGGCAAGGGATTGGGTCGGCTTTGATTGCGATGCTCATGGTATTTCTTCGGGAGCAGGGGATCACTCAGTTCTGCCTGGACAGCGGCTACAGACGCGCTCAAACCAGGTGGCTGCGCAAATTCGGACAGCCCTATGCGGTAGTTAAGGATTATTGGGGACCGGATTCTGTTCACATGGTCTGGCTGAGTACTGTGAGCTGA
- the aroA gene encoding 3-phosphoshikimate 1-carboxyvinyltransferase, protein MDVIVRPTPTLQGEFGALSSKNYTTRYLLVAALSEGVSTIYHPAHSEDSDAIRRCIADLGAVLTEDEEKIVVQGFGRHPRDVKELNVGNAGAVLRFLMAVAALSPEVTFVNTYPDSLGKRPHDDLIQALGQLGVEVEHNNGRLPITIRGGKPQGGRITVSGAVSSQYLSALLFLTPLLEEDSEIIVLDDLKSKVVIGQTLEVMEQAGITVDAADDYMSFQVPGRQAYAAKSYTVQGDYPGSAAVLAAAAVTKSDVTIHRLAEKSKQGERAIVDVLRMMEVPLTHENGTVHVQGNGILKAVEFDGDAATDAVLAMVAAAVFAEGTSRFYNVENLRYKECDRITDYLAELTRAGAKVEERRDEIIVHGTPEGVEGGVTINAHYDHRVIMALTVVGLRARQPLRIKDAHHVAKSYPQYFDHLRSLGANVEWVE, encoded by the coding sequence ATGGACGTTATTGTTAGGCCTACACCGACACTGCAAGGAGAATTCGGAGCCCTTTCTTCCAAAAATTACACTACACGCTACCTGCTGGTAGCCGCCCTGTCGGAAGGGGTCAGTACGATTTATCATCCCGCACACAGCGAGGACAGCGATGCCATCCGCAGATGTATCGCCGATCTCGGTGCTGTATTGACTGAAGATGAAGAGAAGATTGTAGTTCAGGGGTTCGGGCGTCACCCACGTGATGTCAAAGAGCTGAATGTCGGGAATGCCGGCGCCGTGCTGCGTTTCCTGATGGCGGTTGCCGCGCTCAGCCCAGAGGTCACTTTCGTGAATACGTATCCGGATTCGCTCGGCAAACGGCCGCATGATGACCTGATTCAGGCGCTGGGCCAGCTTGGTGTGGAGGTGGAGCATAATAACGGAAGGCTGCCGATCACTATTCGCGGCGGCAAACCGCAGGGCGGACGGATTACCGTATCCGGTGCCGTCAGCTCGCAGTATCTTAGTGCGCTGTTGTTCCTCACGCCGCTATTAGAGGAAGACAGTGAAATAATCGTACTGGATGATCTGAAATCAAAAGTGGTCATCGGACAGACACTTGAAGTCATGGAGCAGGCAGGCATTACTGTAGATGCTGCTGACGATTACATGTCCTTCCAGGTACCGGGCCGTCAGGCTTATGCGGCGAAGTCCTACACAGTACAAGGGGATTATCCGGGATCGGCAGCCGTACTTGCTGCCGCAGCAGTGACCAAATCGGATGTGACAATTCACCGGCTTGCCGAGAAGAGCAAGCAGGGAGAGCGGGCGATTGTGGATGTGCTGCGGATGATGGAAGTGCCGCTCACGCATGAGAATGGTACCGTGCATGTGCAGGGCAACGGTATTCTGAAGGCGGTGGAATTCGATGGTGATGCCGCTACGGATGCTGTGCTGGCCATGGTGGCAGCGGCAGTGTTTGCCGAAGGGACATCACGCTTCTATAACGTGGAGAATCTGCGCTATAAGGAGTGCGACCGGATTACCGACTATCTGGCGGAGTTGACCCGTGCCGGAGCAAAGGTGGAAGAGCGCCGTGATGAGATCATTGTCCATGGTACGCCTGAAGGCGTTGAAGGCGGCGTAACCATTAATGCACACTATGATCACCGCGTCATTATGGCACTTACTGTAGTTGGCCTCAGAGCCCGTCAGCCGCTGCGGATCAAGGATGCCCATCATGTGGCGAAGTCGTACCCGCAATACTTCGATCATCTGCGTTCGCTTGGCGCGAATGTGGAGTGGGTAGAATAA
- a CDS encoding transposase, with product MKKKRAYEEIKLQIVKEALSGVKVGVLARRYEMHPETIRTWIRMYRDEIPDNEIPATDDHLVEMKRLQEVEDKYQSAVKLLGEKELEIEILRELLKKQNPAYPTSSKSRTDSLSRGKS from the coding sequence ATGAAGAAGAAACGAGCCTACGAGGAAATTAAGCTTCAGATTGTGAAAGAAGCACTCTCCGGTGTCAAAGTGGGGGTGTTAGCCCGGCGGTACGAAATGCATCCGGAAACCATACGTACCTGGATTCGCATGTACCGGGATGAGATCCCGGATAACGAGATCCCGGCGACCGATGACCATCTGGTTGAAATGAAACGCCTACAGGAAGTGGAAGACAAGTATCAAAGTGCGGTGAAGCTGTTAGGCGAGAAAGAACTAGAAATTGAGATCTTACGTGAATTGCTAAAAAAACAGAACCCTGCTTATCCGACAAGCTCGAAATCGCGGACCGATTCCTTAAGCAGGGGCAAGTCGTAG
- a CDS encoding IS3 family transposase, with protein sequence MGIASSTYYDRKQRGTHTGIATTPASPGRPHPGYSLNVSGEKISDEQIQEWLMELVEGEENGYGYKLLTQCLRDRRGLILDKKKVYRLCKELGILHQQRPAHSRYPRHLARNRIVTGPNQLWQMDIKYGYVMGRDRFFFVLSLIDVFDRVIVGYYQGSSCDAAAVVQTLERALRSRLQDGEAKPVIRTDNGPQFLSHAFGEVCEKERLEHERIPPKTPNMNAYIESFHSLLERDLFQKTEYETFEEAYASVDQYMDFYNHRRLHGSLRRKPPLVFSEWVMQLADRTPFYRTL encoded by the coding sequence TTGGGCATTGCCTCCTCGACGTACTATGACCGCAAACAACGGGGAACTCACACGGGAATTGCCACCACTCCGGCTTCGCCCGGTCGTCCTCATCCGGGGTACTCCCTGAACGTTTCCGGAGAGAAGATTAGTGACGAGCAGATTCAAGAGTGGCTCATGGAGCTCGTTGAAGGCGAGGAGAATGGCTATGGATACAAGCTTCTCACCCAGTGCCTACGGGACCGTAGAGGGCTTATTCTGGACAAAAAGAAGGTGTACCGGCTCTGTAAGGAGCTCGGGATCTTACACCAGCAGCGTCCGGCTCACAGTCGTTATCCGCGCCATCTGGCCCGGAATCGGATTGTAACCGGCCCGAACCAGCTTTGGCAGATGGACATTAAATATGGGTACGTAATGGGACGGGACCGATTTTTCTTTGTTCTGAGTCTCATTGATGTGTTTGACCGGGTCATTGTCGGGTACTACCAGGGTTCCTCGTGCGACGCGGCAGCGGTGGTTCAGACACTAGAAAGGGCACTGCGAAGCCGGCTCCAAGACGGGGAGGCCAAGCCGGTCATTCGTACCGATAATGGCCCCCAGTTTCTAAGCCACGCGTTTGGAGAGGTTTGCGAAAAAGAGAGGCTAGAACATGAGCGTATTCCGCCAAAGACACCGAATATGAACGCCTACATTGAGTCGTTCCACAGCTTGCTAGAACGTGATCTGTTCCAAAAGACCGAGTACGAGACCTTTGAGGAGGCCTATGCCTCTGTGGACCAATACATGGATTTTTACAACCACCGCCGTTTACACGGGAGTTTGAGACGAAAACCCCCACTAGTTTTTTCGGAGTGGGTCATGCAACTGGCAGACCGCACTCCATTTTACCGGACATTATGA
- the gndA gene encoding NADP-dependent phosphogluconate dehydrogenase, giving the protein MSKQQIGVIGLAVMGKNLALNIESKGFSVSVFNRSPEKTHDLVAEAEGKNLVGTFSVEEFVQSLEVPRKILIMVQAGKATDATIEQLLPFLDQGDIIIDGGNAYFPDTVRRSKYLEDKGFRFVGTGVSGGEEGALKGPSIMPGGQESAYKLVEPILTAISAKVDGEPCCTYIGPDGAGHYVKMVHNGIEYGDMQLIGEAYHLLKDVLGLDAKELHNTFAEWNSGELDSYLIEITKDIFAQYDEETGKPMVDVILDAAGQKGTGKWTSQSSLDLGVPLSMITESVFSRFLSAMKEERVEASKVLSGPEAVAFDGDKAEFIENVRKALFASKIVSYAQGFAQLRVASDEYGWDLKYGELAKIWRGGCIIRSRFLQNITDAYSNNADLKNLLLDPFFKDVMDNYQSAWRKVIASAVTLGIPVPGFSSALAYYDSYRTERLPANLLQAQRDYFGAHTFKRVDKEGVFHHNWLAE; this is encoded by the coding sequence ATGTCAAAACAACAAATCGGCGTCATTGGCTTGGCGGTAATGGGCAAAAATTTGGCTCTTAACATCGAGAGCAAAGGCTTTAGCGTATCCGTGTTTAACCGTTCCCCGGAGAAGACACATGATCTGGTCGCAGAAGCAGAAGGCAAGAACCTGGTAGGTACTTTCTCAGTTGAGGAGTTCGTACAATCCTTGGAAGTGCCGCGCAAAATTCTGATCATGGTTCAGGCGGGCAAAGCAACCGATGCTACCATTGAACAGCTGCTGCCATTCTTGGATCAGGGCGATATCATTATCGATGGCGGTAACGCTTATTTCCCTGACACCGTCCGCCGCAGCAAATATCTTGAGGACAAAGGCTTCCGTTTCGTAGGCACCGGCGTATCCGGCGGTGAAGAAGGCGCATTGAAGGGCCCTTCCATTATGCCTGGCGGCCAGGAAAGCGCGTATAAGCTGGTTGAACCTATTCTTACGGCTATTTCTGCCAAAGTGGACGGAGAGCCTTGCTGTACATATATCGGACCGGACGGTGCCGGACACTATGTAAAAATGGTGCACAACGGCATTGAGTACGGCGACATGCAGCTGATCGGCGAAGCTTACCATTTGCTTAAAGATGTGCTGGGCCTGGATGCCAAGGAACTGCACAACACCTTCGCAGAGTGGAACAGCGGTGAGCTGGACAGCTACCTGATTGAGATTACTAAGGATATCTTCGCGCAGTATGACGAAGAAACCGGCAAACCTATGGTTGACGTTATTCTTGACGCTGCCGGACAAAAGGGTACCGGCAAATGGACAAGCCAAAGCTCGCTGGATCTCGGCGTGCCTCTGTCCATGATCACTGAATCTGTATTCTCCCGTTTCCTGTCTGCAATGAAGGAAGAACGTGTTGAAGCCAGCAAAGTGCTGAGCGGTCCTGAAGCAGTTGCATTTGACGGCGACAAAGCAGAATTCATCGAGAACGTGCGTAAAGCATTGTTCGCCAGCAAAATCGTATCGTACGCACAGGGCTTCGCACAGCTGCGTGTAGCTTCAGACGAATACGGCTGGGATCTGAAATATGGTGAACTGGCTAAGATCTGGCGCGGCGGCTGTATTATCCGCTCCCGGTTCCTGCAGAACATCACGGATGCCTATTCTAATAATGCAGATCTGAAGAACCTGCTGCTGGATCCGTTCTTCAAGGATGTTATGGACAACTATCAGTCCGCATGGCGCAAAGTTATTGCTTCGGCCGTAACCCTGGGTATTCCGGTTCCCGGCTTCTCCAGTGCGCTTGCATACTACGACAGCTACCGTACAGAACGCCTTCCAGCCAACCTGCTGCAGGCACAACGCGACTATTTCGGCGCCCACACCTTCAAACGGGTGGACAAAGAAGGCGTGTTCCACCACAACTGGCTGGCTGAGTAA
- a CDS encoding type 1 glutamine amidotransferase domain-containing protein, with product MRLAGKKVIALVDDEFEDLELWYPVYRVREEGAEVHLAGLEKNKTYVGKYGVPATAEYSWDELNAADYDGILVPGGWAPDKIRRYSAVLKLVQDFNAAKKPIGQICHAGWVLISAKILEGVTVTSTPGIRDDMENAGAIWKDEPVVTDGHIISARRPPDLPPYGKAFCDALAGE from the coding sequence ATGAGACTGGCTGGCAAAAAGGTTATAGCGCTTGTAGACGATGAATTTGAAGATTTGGAGCTCTGGTATCCCGTGTACCGCGTGCGGGAAGAAGGGGCCGAGGTTCATTTGGCCGGACTGGAGAAAAATAAGACCTATGTGGGCAAATACGGTGTACCCGCCACCGCTGAATATTCCTGGGACGAACTGAACGCAGCCGATTATGACGGCATCCTGGTTCCCGGGGGCTGGGCGCCCGACAAAATCCGCCGGTACAGCGCGGTGCTGAAGCTGGTGCAGGATTTCAATGCTGCGAAGAAGCCCATCGGCCAGATCTGCCATGCCGGCTGGGTACTGATCTCTGCCAAAATACTGGAAGGCGTGACCGTCACTTCCACTCCAGGCATCCGCGATGATATGGAGAACGCCGGGGCGATCTGGAAGGATGAGCCCGTCGTAACCGACGGACATATCATCTCAGCACGCCGACCGCCTGATCTGCCGCCTTACGGCAAGGCTTTCTGCGATGCGCTGGCTGGGGAATAG
- a CDS encoding rhodanese-like domain-containing protein: MNDIPQITPQELRKRLASGEELVLIDVREDDEVAFGMIPGAQHIPMGQIPQQTEELPADTEIIFICRSGNRSQRVCEYLQQFGIKGSNLSGGMIEWNETEQA, translated from the coding sequence ATGAATGATATTCCCCAAATTACACCGCAGGAACTGCGCAAACGGCTCGCTTCAGGCGAAGAGCTTGTTCTGATCGACGTCCGTGAAGATGATGAGGTTGCCTTCGGCATGATTCCAGGTGCGCAGCATATCCCGATGGGCCAAATTCCGCAGCAGACTGAAGAGCTTCCGGCTGATACCGAGATCATCTTCATTTGCCGTTCCGGTAACCGCAGCCAGCGTGTCTGCGAATATCTGCAGCAATTCGGCATTAAAGGCTCGAATCTGAGCGGCGGCATGATTGAATGGAATGAAACCGAACAAGCCTAG
- the ptsP gene encoding phosphoenolpyruvate--protein phosphotransferase produces the protein MIQGIGAAAGVAIGKAFVLPNWEWSLPDTQVNPVDLAKEFERLYEGIRTSKDEIEFIKREFREVVGPEESSIFDAHLAILDDPVFMSEIRGIIERQYKAAEVAVKEAIDHFVAMFDLLDDEYMKERAVDIKDVGNRLLKHLLGAPEVTLPSDTQPYILVAKELSPSQLAHLNPAYVLGIVTMMGGKTSHSSIMARALGIPLVAGLENKILTPIQTGDMLVLDGETGAVMLHPDETTVRDFTSRRAKQLKKREQLELLATVEAFTKDGVSLRLAGNISSVKELNMALKYGAEGVGLFRTEFLYMDRNTFPTEDEQFEVYKLVAEKVGKESVVIRTLDIGGDKHLDYFQLPEEQNPFLGYRAIRISLDRKDMFKTQMTAILRASHYGNVRMMFPMISSVEEVQAAKAVLEEVKSELDSRGVPYDRKLPVGIMIEVPAAVMIADLLAEEVDFFSIGTNDLVQYVLAVDRMNEQIAHMYHPYHPAVLRMIKMTVDAARKVGIDVSVCGEMAADERSLPLWLELGISVLSMSPQALLKVKHRTLNTLASEAREVAKLCFRNRTSSETEEQLSAFAGRSGITLGAGGDSKEKTS, from the coding sequence ATGATACAAGGCATAGGCGCCGCAGCAGGTGTTGCCATCGGGAAGGCCTTTGTCTTGCCGAACTGGGAATGGAGTCTGCCGGACACGCAGGTGAACCCGGTGGATCTGGCTAAGGAGTTTGAACGTTTATACGAAGGGATCCGCACCTCTAAGGATGAGATTGAATTTATCAAAAGAGAATTCCGGGAGGTCGTCGGACCGGAGGAATCGAGTATTTTTGATGCCCATCTGGCGATCCTGGACGACCCTGTGTTCATGAGCGAAATCCGCGGTATAATCGAACGCCAGTATAAGGCAGCCGAGGTGGCGGTGAAAGAAGCGATTGACCATTTTGTAGCCATGTTCGATCTGCTGGACGATGAGTATATGAAGGAGCGGGCGGTGGACATTAAGGATGTCGGCAACCGTCTGCTGAAGCATCTGCTGGGTGCTCCGGAGGTTACGCTTCCGTCTGATACACAGCCATATATTCTTGTGGCGAAGGAGCTCTCTCCGTCCCAGCTGGCCCATTTGAATCCGGCCTATGTGCTGGGCATCGTTACAATGATGGGCGGCAAAACTTCGCATTCCTCCATCATGGCCCGGGCGCTTGGCATTCCGCTGGTCGCAGGTCTGGAGAACAAAATCCTTACCCCGATTCAGACCGGGGACATGCTGGTGCTCGACGGGGAGACCGGAGCCGTGATGCTCCATCCGGATGAGACCACCGTGCGGGATTTCACCTCCAGACGTGCGAAGCAGCTCAAGAAGCGGGAACAGCTGGAACTGCTCGCTACTGTGGAAGCTTTCACCAAGGATGGCGTATCTCTGCGTCTGGCAGGGAATATCAGCTCTGTCAAGGAGCTTAATATGGCGCTGAAGTATGGAGCCGAAGGTGTTGGACTGTTCCGTACGGAGTTTCTGTATATGGACCGCAACACGTTCCCGACCGAAGATGAGCAGTTTGAAGTCTATAAGCTGGTAGCTGAAAAAGTCGGCAAGGAGTCTGTAGTCATCCGCACCCTGGACATTGGAGGAGACAAGCATCTGGATTACTTCCAGCTGCCGGAGGAGCAGAATCCGTTCCTCGGCTACCGCGCCATCCGCATTAGTCTGGACCGAAAGGACATGTTCAAGACGCAGATGACGGCCATTCTGCGGGCCAGCCATTACGGCAATGTCCGGATGATGTTCCCGATGATTTCCTCCGTTGAAGAGGTTCAGGCTGCCAAAGCCGTGCTGGAGGAAGTGAAAAGCGAGCTGGACAGCCGGGGAGTTCCATATGACCGCAAGCTGCCGGTAGGCATTATGATTGAGGTTCCAGCCGCTGTTATGATTGCCGATCTGCTCGCGGAGGAAGTGGACTTCTTCAGTATCGGCACGAATGATCTGGTGCAGTACGTACTCGCTGTGGACCGGATGAATGAGCAGATTGCCCATATGTATCATCCTTACCATCCGGCAGTGCTGCGCATGATCAAAATGACGGTTGATGCCGCCCGCAAGGTGGGCATCGATGTCAGTGTATGCGGTGAAATGGCCGCAGATGAACGGTCTTTACCGCTCTGGCTGGAGCTTGGAATCAGTGTGCTGAGCATGTCGCCGCAGGCGCTGCTTAAGGTGAAGCACCGCACCCTGAACACACTGGCTTCCGAAGCCAGAGAAGTTGCCAAGCTCTGCTTCCGGAACCGGACCAGCTCAGAGACGGAGGAGCAGCTGAGTGCCTTTGCCGGGCGCAGCGGAATTACGCTGGGTGCAGGCGGGGACTCCAAAGAGAAAACGTCTTAA